A window of the Lactobacillus gasseri ATCC 33323 = JCM 1131 genome harbors these coding sequences:
- the cydD gene encoding thiol reductant ABC exporter subunit CydD — protein MIDKRLFKLPKAKIMLAMLAGLMFLQAFAILGQGIFLARAIVGSWKQQPFSEITQDVLLFLIFYLLRQGINWFQKWYMNRYANQTTTLLRQQLLNKTYDGGIALVSRIGTGNLVSTLLDGMDEISNYLSLIFPKLIALAIVPWVILIYIFTLNALSGWILLLVFPLLILFMIILGTAAQSKASKQYAGYVKLQNHFVDALRGLSTLKVLGLARKYGNIVYKNSENYRKKTMGVLRVAILSTFTLDFFTTLSIAMIAMFLGIGLINGNLVLYPSLVILILSPEYFLPIRDFGNDFHATLNGKNALGQIFDILAFPTTPQEDQLSSFTWNKDSTFIAKNLAFNYSHVDQSEFTVNKNAKMSGVVKKKSKPKVNKHTADELRNINLSLTGFQKVGIIGPTGAGKTTLMRILAGFLTPHLKDDNFTINGQNLAQLNQKSWQNQITYIPQDPYMFASSIRDNLTFYNPNASQEEIDAALKATDLDNFVASLKDGLNTRIGENGRGISGGQKQRIALARAFLAKDRKILFFDEPTAHLDIETEYELKQPMKKLMENHLVFFTTHRLHWLNDMDWCLVIENGEIVEQGTPDDLAKNGTVFKKLTQPLKEDLL, from the coding sequence ATGATTGATAAACGACTTTTCAAATTACCAAAAGCCAAAATCATGCTCGCAATGCTTGCAGGACTAATGTTCTTGCAAGCATTTGCTATTTTAGGACAAGGTATTTTTCTTGCCCGAGCAATTGTTGGCTCTTGGAAACAGCAACCTTTTTCTGAAATTACACAAGATGTGCTACTTTTTTTGATTTTCTATTTATTAAGACAAGGTATCAACTGGTTTCAAAAATGGTACATGAATCGTTATGCAAATCAAACAACTACCCTTTTGCGTCAACAACTACTTAATAAAACTTACGACGGGGGAATTGCGCTAGTATCAAGAATTGGAACCGGGAATTTGGTTTCTACCCTGCTAGACGGAATGGATGAAATTTCTAACTATCTATCTTTAATTTTTCCAAAATTAATTGCCCTTGCAATTGTTCCTTGGGTTATTTTGATTTATATTTTCACCCTAAATGCTCTGTCAGGCTGGATTCTATTATTAGTATTTCCTTTGCTGATCCTATTTATGATAATTCTCGGAACAGCAGCTCAAAGCAAGGCAAGTAAGCAATATGCTGGCTATGTTAAATTGCAAAATCATTTTGTCGATGCCTTGCGTGGCTTAAGCACTTTAAAAGTTTTGGGACTTGCTAGAAAATATGGCAATATTGTTTACAAAAACAGTGAAAACTATCGTAAAAAAACAATGGGCGTTTTAAGAGTAGCTATCTTGTCTACTTTTACACTTGATTTCTTTACAACCTTGTCAATTGCGATGATTGCCATGTTTCTTGGAATTGGCTTAATCAACGGCAATTTGGTTCTCTATCCTTCGCTGGTTATTTTGATCTTATCACCCGAATACTTTTTACCTATTCGTGATTTTGGGAATGACTTTCATGCAACATTAAATGGTAAAAATGCGCTTGGACAGATTTTCGATATTTTAGCTTTTCCTACTACACCACAAGAAGATCAGCTATCTAGTTTCACGTGGAACAAAGATAGTACTTTTATAGCTAAGAATCTTGCTTTTAACTATAGTCATGTTGATCAAAGTGAGTTCACTGTTAATAAAAATGCTAAAATGAGCGGCGTCGTAAAAAAGAAATCGAAGCCTAAAGTAAACAAACATACCGCTGATGAATTACGTAATATTAATTTAAGCCTTACTGGCTTTCAAAAAGTCGGCATTATCGGCCCAACTGGGGCTGGTAAGACAACTTTAATGCGAATCTTAGCTGGTTTTCTTACCCCGCACCTTAAAGATGATAACTTCACTATTAATGGACAAAATCTTGCTCAACTTAATCAAAAAAGTTGGCAAAATCAAATTACTTATATTCCGCAGGATCCCTACATGTTTGCAAGCAGCATCAGGGATAATCTAACTTTCTATAATCCGAATGCCAGCCAAGAAGAGATTGACGCAGCTTTAAAGGCAACTGACTTAGATAATTTTGTTGCCAGTTTAAAAGACGGTTTAAATACGCGAATTGGTGAAAATGGACGTGGTATTTCTGGTGGTCAAAAGCAGCGAATTGCTTTGGCACGTGCATTTTTGGCAAAAGACCGCAAAATTCTATTCTTTGATGAACCAACTGCTCACCTTGATATTGAAACTGAATACGAATTAAAGCAACCAATGAAAAAACTAATGGAAAATCATTTAGTCTTTTTTACAACTCACCGTTTGCACTGGCTAAATGACATGGACTGGTGCCTAGTTATTGAAAATGGGGAAATTGTTGAACAAGGTACTCCTGATGATCTAGCAAAAAACGGAACTGTATTTAAGAAATTAACTCAGCCACTGAAAGAAGATCTACTATGA
- the cydC gene encoding thiol reductant ABC exporter subunit CydC, producing MMNKKFSWKNERWVKPYLAQYKWNFILAIFLGVVMFFCGGALMFYAGYTIDKAATRPENILMIYVPIVLMRAVGIGRPLFRYLERLVSHNWILRVTSSLRRRLFYIAERNTSAVGSSFQTGSILSLLTDDIGHLQNLYLRTIFPAILSYLVGFIVVILLGLFSWPLAGVIAILLVAELVLVPFFSLLKQAAVRTKEKEEKAQLYTEFTDQVLGAGDWKISGRRDAFFNQTKGTLKSLGQYEKKSGKFDWARDFGLEFIFGLMAVALLYFTNQTLTNNQEAANYVGAVVLALFPLSDAFIPVGQGIEEWHTYSDSVKHLNELKVPENRLPAQQYFDPAFAGTLRVSNISFTYPGEDYPIIQNFSLTLKRGQKAALIGPSGAGKSTILQLILGDLKPRQGTVTLDRFNVLELQKERSKLFSVLNQEPFLFNTTIYENLKMANPDASADQMMQILEKVQLADFVNSLPKKLDTEVAEAGARFSGGQKERLALARVLLQDTQIVLLDEPTVGLDPLTEQKLLNLVFDVLKNKTVVWVTHHLQGVKYMNEVLFFKDGKVTMQGDPHELFKHNEHFHQLYLMDQGLI from the coding sequence ATGATGAATAAAAAATTTTCTTGGAAAAATGAACGGTGGGTAAAGCCCTACCTAGCACAATATAAATGGAATTTTATTCTAGCAATTTTTCTCGGCGTTGTGATGTTCTTTTGTGGTGGAGCCTTGATGTTTTATGCCGGCTATACCATCGATAAAGCCGCTACGCGTCCAGAAAACATTTTGATGATTTATGTTCCTATAGTTTTAATGAGAGCTGTTGGTATTGGACGGCCTTTATTTAGATATTTAGAACGTCTGGTATCCCACAACTGGATTTTACGCGTTACTAGTTCTTTGAGAAGACGCCTCTTTTATATTGCTGAAAGAAATACCTCGGCTGTTGGCTCAAGTTTTCAAACAGGCAGCATTTTATCACTGTTGACTGATGATATTGGACACTTGCAAAATCTTTATTTAAGAACTATTTTCCCGGCAATTTTAAGTTACTTAGTTGGCTTTATCGTTGTAATTTTATTGGGACTTTTTTCCTGGCCTCTAGCTGGAGTAATCGCAATTTTATTAGTTGCGGAATTAGTATTGGTTCCCTTCTTTTCTCTTTTAAAGCAAGCTGCTGTTCGCACTAAGGAAAAAGAAGAAAAAGCGCAGCTTTACACTGAATTTACTGATCAAGTTTTAGGCGCTGGTGACTGGAAAATTTCTGGTAGACGGGATGCTTTTTTCAATCAAACTAAAGGAACTTTAAAATCTTTAGGACAATATGAAAAGAAGTCTGGAAAATTTGATTGGGCTAGAGACTTTGGTCTTGAATTTATTTTTGGCTTGATGGCAGTTGCCCTCCTTTATTTCACGAACCAAACTCTTACCAATAATCAAGAAGCAGCAAATTATGTTGGAGCAGTTGTCTTAGCTCTCTTTCCTTTATCAGATGCCTTTATTCCAGTTGGACAAGGAATTGAAGAATGGCATACATATAGTGATTCTGTAAAACACTTAAATGAATTAAAAGTACCAGAGAACCGTTTACCTGCCCAACAATATTTTGATCCTGCTTTTGCTGGCACTTTAAGAGTTTCAAATATTTCATTTACTTATCCTGGAGAAGACTATCCAATTATTCAAAACTTTTCCCTTACCCTAAAAAGAGGACAAAAAGCGGCTTTAATTGGTCCATCAGGTGCTGGTAAAAGTACTATCCTGCAATTAATCTTAGGTGATTTAAAGCCTCGCCAAGGAACTGTTACGCTCGACCGCTTTAATGTTCTTGAACTTCAAAAAGAGCGTTCGAAGTTATTTTCTGTATTAAATCAAGAGCCATTTTTATTTAATACGACGATCTATGAAAATTTAAAAATGGCCAATCCAGACGCTAGTGCTGATCAAATGATGCAAATCTTAGAAAAAGTCCAATTAGCCGATTTTGTTAATTCACTCCCTAAGAAATTAGATACCGAAGTAGCTGAAGCTGGAGCACGCTTTTCTGGTGGTCAGAAAGAGCGTTTAGCACTAGCACGTGTACTTTTGCAAGATACGCAAATTGTCCTCTTAGACGAGCCAACAGTCGGCTTAGATCCACTCACAGAGCAAAAGCTCTTAAATTTGGTATTTGATGTCTTAAAAAATAAGACAGTCGTTTGGGTAACCCACCACTTACAAGGTGTAAAATATATGAACGAAGTTCTCTTCTTTAAAGATGGAAAAGTCACAATGCAAGGAGATCCGCATGAACTCTTTAAACACAATGAACACTTCCACCAACTTTATTTAATGGATCAAGGACTAATCTAA